One genomic region from Capra hircus breed San Clemente chromosome 6, ASM170441v1, whole genome shotgun sequence encodes:
- the APELA gene encoding apelin receptor early endogenous ligand — translation MRFHRFFLLFVMFMMSLLLIHGQRKANLAMRRKLHRHNGLKRRRIPLHSRVPFP, via the exons ATGAGATTTCACCGGTTCTTTCTTCTATTTGTCATGTTTATGATGAGTCTTCTACTTATTCATGGACAAAGAAAAG ctaATTTGGCAATGAGAAGAAAATTGCACAGACACAACGGCCTTAAGAGGAGACGTATTCCTCTCCATTCACGAGTGCCCTTCCCCTGA